The following are encoded in a window of Borreliella chilensis genomic DNA:
- a CDS encoding oligopeptide permease-like protein: MRLFRDQLKFLKLSVFFLLISCTSLNVEHDQFAKTFRIYQSLNKNVELKGIFNYKTGITKIVLYTKFRNHSITEQTPLLLSDGTKIEGKTSYQRDDNHFFGNWINYSSFILSKLVLEKMLKEEDASYKNDKVKIKIGLEDLSLKKSKIIDFLVMVESIENKDYKK; the protein is encoded by the coding sequence AGATTATTTAGAGATCAATTAAAATTTTTAAAATTGTCGGTATTTTTTTTATTAATATCTTGCACTTCCTTAAATGTTGAGCATGATCAATTTGCAAAAACATTTAGAATATACCAAAGTTTAAACAAAAATGTAGAACTTAAAGGGATTTTTAACTATAAAACAGGAATAACTAAAATAGTTTTATATACAAAGTTTAGAAATCATAGCATAACAGAGCAAACTCCTTTATTACTATCAGATGGAACTAAAATTGAAGGGAAAACAAGTTATCAAAGAGATGATAACCATTTTTTTGGTAATTGGATTAATTATTCCTCATTTATTTTATCTAAGCTAGTATTAGAAAAGATGCTAAAAGAAGAAGATGCTTCTTATAAAAACGATAAAGTTAAAATCAAAATTGGATTAGAAGATTTAAGCTTGAAGAAATCTAAAATTATAGATTTCTTAGTAATGGTTGAATCAATTGAAAACAAAGATTATAAAAAATAA